TAACAAAATTAAGGAATTATTTTTAAGAAGTAAACTTAACATAACTCAAGAATTATTAACTTAGTGTAGCGAAGCTAAGTGATTTAATAATTAGCACCGTTATATTATTTTGCACacgaaaattattttttttatttacttgtttaaaacaaatgaaatagtGTGGTAGATTAGAATAAGGACTACGAATAAAATATGCACTAGTATATAAAAGCGAGTGAAAGTAATACTAgaaaagatttaaaaaataCGAATgctaaataaaagtgaaattgaAACATGCATTGGTATATAActgcaaaattcaaggttctcacaagtggtgcgttcaatcggtagtgcacggtacccgtcggttcgcaccgtttttcttaaaatcacacgtactagggtttttacttcctattcactaactttttatcattgcccttactcacatattatttctctcttaaaagtcacttttaatcaccaaatttgatccttgttccataccgaaaattcatccggcgaaaaatcgcgaaaaccctaattttgctccaatcttgaaaccaaaagtgaaaccctactttctaggtttatttacacttattgtggaataattgggtagtaggactttaataaataataatttccaaataaaagggcatttttaagataACATGAGGGATTtttcaattccataaattgaatttagggtttcggttaaaatatgagaacTTTGAGAAAACGgccagtcacaagtgaaactagggtttttaattagactttatttctagaatttagggtttctagtctgtaaaacaaaacaataaaaaaaagaaaccgtaatattctctttgagactaaacaacaatagtatcctaaaagttaggATATCACAAACATAGTGCACTACTCGATCTCGACTCGAGGTAAAATAACTAAACTCGAACTTGAGCTCGAGCTTGTCGACCTTTTAAAAGTCaagctcaagctcgagctcgacttcaATTTACATTACTCGAACTTGAACTCAAGTTTGAGTTTAATTAAACCTAATCAGTCAAATCGAGCTCatgtaataaaaattaatattttacatataagtttaaataaaggatattattgacatttcaacaataataaatataaaaaaattaaaatatatattataaaagcTCGAATAGGCTCATCGAGTCTTTGAATACAAATATTGAAACTCGACCTCGACTCGTGAACTCAAACGAAgagctcgagcttgagctcgGACTCGGTCAAAACGAACTCGAATAGACCTGTTAACCAAATAGCTCGCAAGTTCGAGTCGTTCAGCATCACCCTAATTTTGAAGTATCTAATGTATACATAATTTGAGTTACTTGGTTCAGCATCATCCCTAACTTTTTTGAAGTATCAAATGTAAACATAATTAGCCCAAATAGACATGGATCCCAATCAGCCCAAGAAAAAGCCCAAACTGACTTTAAAAACAATGTATCAGTCATCTTTGTATGAAGATCTACTAGATTTAGTCCCAAATCAGCATAGACAAGCTCAAGAAAATGTGAATAATTTCTCGATTTGTGCGCATCACTCCTGCACTGGGCCTTGCTAATCTTCTCTGTTTGATACCAATTTCATTGGGTGTCGCCGGAGGACACTAAAGCCTGTAGGCCGATCCAATTTGGTGCTCACAACTGATGTGGAAATTAAGCAGCAATTGGAAGGATTTTAAGCGTCATTATTGTCATCAAACCTGGCCCAAAACATTTAACATCGAACTATTGGGTACATATGCTTTTTGCCAATTTTCCATCCACAAAAGTAGAACTCAACTTCATCCGAATTTAATCATTCGATCTGGCCTACTATTAAGCCGAAACGTGAGAAGAAATCATCTCAAGAATAGAATGTATATTGGCCTGGTTACATTGCTAAATAAGAGCCTctatttcttttaaaaattttttaatcaaaaaaggggtggaatttaagaagcaagaaggggaaaggggaattTGAATCTAGGATCTTTATCTTTAGTAAAAAACTTGAATTATGTCTCTATATTTCATGTTTGTAtctttaatgaaaataaaattgtattttgaacattacaaaattattttagaaaatactCATACTTTTTAACTATTTATGTAATGTTTGTGATAAACTTGTCTCACATTATGCTCCACAAGCAATACTTCAATTTaagagaaaatttttaaaatttgttaagcatgatatccttttttttttagttatgaAGAACATAGTTACGATACATAACACAGTTTTGACAAATTTATAGACCTAAAATCCAaaagaaatgaaacttaaaacaCTTTTATGTCTCATATACAAGGATAATAGTTAAAGTTGAAATCAATGTAGCATAATCTTTCGGATTCATAATAAACACCAATATTTTTATTCCGTAACTTATGAAATTGTTCGTActtaaaaaaagaaggagaagaagaagttgTTCTTACTATTCGCATACACATTTATgttggcatattaaatcaagactcaaaattaaaaatttccaTATTAATATTTAGTAGTGTTTTAGTCAAGTTATGATTTTAGTAATTCTATTGGAGTCAAGTTATCGTAGTTTTATTATTTAAGAATTagtattttattagaaaattgcTTATAGTTGTAAGACTTGTTTATCAAGTCATCTAATCTATAAATAGAGAGTCATATTATTGTGTTCAGTTGAAAAGAGTGAAGGAAAGAGAGTCTTGTTTCTATTATGTGATTAATAGATTATTATTGATATTTATTCCTCTTCTTCCACACATATTTGTATGTGTGTAAATTGCCTCCTCACCTATATTGGTTTTATGAAATATATCTTCAATAagttttttttgggttctacaATTTATATGCACTATTTCGTTCAACTCATATCTTGGTGTCAAAACTTTTTTATCatactttaaaaaaatttatgatAAACGTATGTAGAATAATTAATAATATGATTATTCTGTATTTTACTAACCATGTCTCTCTCACAAACAAACACAATGTACAAACACAGATAAATTCAAGTACAAGGAAGAACACCAAGTAGGACAGAATGTATTGCTGCTAGTTTGCAAATAAGGCCCAAACATCATTGACCACTGCCCTACTACTCTTGGAGATAACGCCAATAGAGAATATTTTCTCCCACACCATAACAAACATGGACTAGTTCAGAAAGGTTAAGCAGCATTAGCAACACAAGTACAAAGTAGTGCGtgcattttcttgaatcaaatttgatcccactgtcccgAGCCACAGCAGCATGTTCCTGATATGACATCAGCTTAGTTCTGTACATGTAAATTTCGTCTCGCTCCCAAGAACAAAAGCAGATTGCAAGTAGCACATTATGCTCCGTTTTGAGCTTATTCATTTTAAACACTTCCTCGAGTATCTCTTCTACTAAAAGGTTAGTTACCTAACACAAGAAAACGCTTCCAAGAACAGATCATTCAAAATAAAGTGCTCTTGCAGGAACATAAACTTCAGGTGGCTGAGATATTTATTAGCTAGGCATGCCTTAGTTGTCTATAGGTTAAATATGGACTTATAGGAAGTTGATCAACAAATTCCTGCAAACGCACAAAGTCTATCGTAGTGATAAAATACATGGACTATTTCAGGGTCGAACCCACAGGGACGAGTTAATTTTCTATTCTAATTattcaaacaaaaaataataacaaaatttaacTTCAAGGACTGTAATTTCTAACTaatcaataaattaataaataaatcaaataaagtAGTGGTGAAAAAACAATAGACACAAGTCTAGGGTTTTAGGTTTTAATCCAAATTTTAAGTTAATTATCTAGTTAATTTCTTAACAAACCATAAACGCATCACACAATTGTATTTTAGATTATCTTTTGATACATCTAAAGTGTGCCTAATTAAATCCTACGTCTCTCTCAAGCTTGCAAgtattcaattaaaccctttaaAAACTTTGGTGATAAAAATGCGTCATACAAATCCAATCTACTCTCATGATTAGGTTAAATATGTTTATCTATCTAGTGCATGGCTGTATCTTGCTTCTCAATTTGATACAAACCAAAAAATCATGTCTATGGTGATCCAGTATAAACATGTAATTAAAATCAAGATAAATAAATCATAGCAAAgagcaaaaaaaattaaactagaAATATTAATCAAATTCCTTCATAAAAATCCTAACCCTAGAAATAAATTTAGTTCAACATAATTGGAGAATTAAAATTACGAATTCAAAGAGTTGTTACAAAGATAAGAAAAAGAGTAAGAAAACTTCTTAGTTGTTCGCTCCAATCCTCTCCTTGTAAGCTCATTGATTTGTCCATAGTTGATCTTGATTTCTCAAGAATAAATTATAAAAAGATGTTAGAACTAAACCAACTTAATGTTTTCTAACCCTTTAAAAATGACCTGGAACACCCCTATTTGTAATTTCTAAAAGTAGCATCCCAAATGGGTTGGGACTGAGTTTATTGGAGCTCAAAATCATATGTTTCTGTGCATTTTTCCAATGATGGCCGGCCCAAACTCCAGTCCCAATCATTGGGACTAGAGAAACTCCAGTGCCAAGACAAACTGATAATCGGCCCCAGTTATAACTCATCCGCGAACGGATCGCTAGAGATCCGCGTATGCATCCTTTTTGAAGTCAAAAAACTCTATCAACGAGGCAGAATAAACTCtctcaaaacaagaaaattgtATCCTTTTAAATTACCTTTCTAATGCCACAGGAATCACATATCATTTGGAGGTCTGAATGTTGAGATATGCCCAAAAGGCtgaaaattggtcaaaagagtATCGCAGCGAAACTATGTTCAGTaatttggacttttgaccataaAAACATGAGAACCAGACTTTAATGTCTGCATAAGAGTTGTAAAGTATTCTCTTAACTTCAAAAGAAatcaagaatcatttcaatctgaTTTGTGGAGCTCAAATTATGGGCAAAAAAGTGAAACAAGTCAATTCTACCAAATCcctttcttttcacttttcttcttCCATTGCCTTTTCGCACCATGTTTTTTGTCTATTTTCTCTCCAATTAAACTTTTCACCTATTAGAACAATATGAGAGAAAAATTAAGTAGTTTCTACtcaaaataaagttcaaataaCACAATTAACTGGCAACTTAGGCATATAAATGCACTACAATCTACGCACTATCAGAAGTAGATTCATCACGATACCTAGTGAGAAGATTCTGGAGAAGAAAGAGCTCCTTGggatttggaaactttgattgATGATAGTATTAAGTTCCAAAGGAGCTAAAGTGATTTATCTTAATAAATTACAATCttgcaattttttatattttttcagaACTGTTCATAATTTTTTAGATCCATTTTATCTATTAAATTGCATATTTATTATTTCTAGTGCATGTTTAACATTTCATTAGAACAATGATGTAAATCAAATCGTGCTGAACGACTTTAAGCAATCAATTAATGAATTTtactttttattaaaaaaattaatttcctaaggAAACTATTGGAGAAACTTTGGTGAATTGGGAATAATGCAAGACATGTACTGATAGCTTAGCTAGAATACAAAATCTGATCAAATAGTTGTAGCGACTAATGAGTGAATGGATTCCTAGCCTCAAATAATTTAATTGATTAAAGACCGCATATTTGGCAAACAAATTTGATCATCAAAATCTAAAGCGACAAAAATATGAGTCCTTTTAAAGTAAAGTAGTAAAAGTAGTAAGCATGACTAATTATCAAGCAAAACGTAATTTACCCCTTGCCGATGGTCAGGTCATTACTTCCAGTGTATAATGCAAATTGTACCTTTCAGACGACCCGCTGACTCCAACgactcaaaagtcaaaagtctatTCTTGTGTAGTTTCTCATTAACTGCTTCATTGGAATTCATGGTAGCTCAAATTGACTGAAATCGTTACTGTCAAATCCATACAACTTAGAAACCAGGGCGAAGAAGACCTTTAATATTTCTAGCCATACATGTACCCATTATTTAGAAGCAAACTACTCTAAGCCATCTTGAGGGTAAAGAAATCACGAGTTCTTTGGCagtggaaaagaatattttcactttcattttggCAGTAGGTTTTtatattcttctttttcttcttgtttttctttgttctttttggCTATGGCAAACAAAATTTCATTATAGAATTAcaatcatttaattatttaagaaTAAATTATATGAACAGTATTTATTCTTTTCTGTGGACTCAGTTTTAAAACAATTTTCGTTATATATAAAACCAAATTGTTTGCATGGTAGGCTATTATTTTAGATCATGTTATACGACTAGAACTAGTTAGCTTTTTCATGAAGTTCTTCAATATGAAGTGAGCTGCACTATTTTTAACTTTTTGGCACCAATTTTCAAATtgtattcatatatattttttgtatatgAACTCTTTGTGATTATTGAATCGATGAGGGTATTTATGATCCATCATATTGAATTATTTTTGTATGAATGTTCATTATCATCCATTGAAATTTCGTTGGCGAGGTAGttggattttctctttttttcatttatctTCTATTGTTTTCATAAATTTGTTGAGAGACAATACAACATATTGAATGAACTACAACTACTCTTTTCCCTACTAATCTGAGAAATGGCATGACAGATGTGTGTCTCGGCTACCCAAACAACTTTGTCAAAATGGCAAATTTATGTACTTCAGCGTGAGCAACAACTTTCTGCTGGTCCACTCCCAAGAAGCCTGAGAAACTGCTCAAGCTTAATTAGGGCCACTTTAGTGGGAACCAGCTAACTGGTAACCTGAGAGAGATGTTTGACATACTTCGAGGCTTGAATATGATGGACCTTAGCAATAACCATTTCTATGGGTAGCTCTCAGGATATTGGTTGAGATCTGCAAATCTGAGAATTTTGCGGATATCTCAGGTTTATACCTTCAGGGTTGGGCATCTTTTCTCAATTAAATGAACTTGATCTTTCTTCAAATCAATTAACTggggaaattccaaaggaaatTGGGAAAGTAGCTTCTATCACATATCTATGTCTGCAAGACGATCAATTTTATGGAAGCATACCTCTAGAAATAGGAATCCTAACAAATCTGCTTTATCTCGACTTGTCCTCAAACATCTTGACAGGGTCCATTCCAGGATACTTAGGAGATTGCAAGCAACTTTCCTATTTAAACTTGAGCAACAACAATTTAAGCCAAAAGATTCCAGTTCAAATAGTTGGATCACTTATCCCTCTTGGATTtgagtaataatttgttatcaGGAGAGATACCTTCTAAACTAAGCAGTTTGGAGAACGTGGAATTGTTGGATCTCTCGCACGCTAACCTCTCCGGCTCTGTTCCTAGGGGTTTGGGACAATTGCCTGACTGAGTTCATATTGACCTATCCTTTAATAACTTAGAGGTTCCAGTTCCAAATGGAACGGCTGTTGGAAAATTGGCTATATTCATTGTAGAGTGAATGAGAAAATTGTTCTCATAATGGCACTCTTGAAAGAATCAAAGGATAATTATCTATTCATGTACATAGGATTCATGTATATTATTCATGATAGGATACATGTACTTGATACATGATTTTATCGTTATCTTATTGAGATACGTGTATGTACATGAATATGGTACTTTGATCAACGTAAAGATAATTATCTGGATTTTAACTCTTGTTGCCAATTTCGAACAGTCACCCTAGGCTAGCATCTATAAATATCTCCTTTTGTTTCAAAAGCAAGcgcgctctctctctctcttttttcttcttgcaTCTTCATATTTTATAGTGTTCCATATTGCTCTAGTTCGAGTTCGCTGTGGTGAATAAAGTTTGGTGCTGACATATTCACCTTTAATCCGTTGTATCCTGAGAGACAGACGCCTACTCAACCTCGAGCACTCTACCTGGAGGGGGCGAATCTGTTTTAAGGAAATTGTGCTCACAAGCCTCGGATTGTTActattgttatttttctatctttactttctttcTAGGTTGTATTTATTCTTCTATTGTGTATCAGCCTATATCTTTTATTATTAATCTAACAATCTTAAAACAGATCCGTTCTCAATGGCCGACAATACAGGAAGAGAAACCAACACATCTACTGTTGATGCCTCTGCCTCTGGCACAATTGTGAAACAACCTGAAGGGAAGATTACTCCTATGGTTTCTACCAACCATAGTGAGAAACCTGAGAAGTTCCATGGCCTAAACTTCAAGACATGGCAACAAAAGATGTTGTTCTATTTGACAACATTGAATCTCTCGAGATTCTTAAGTGAGGATGCTCCAAAGCTGTCTGAAGGCTTAACTGATGCACAAGCTGTCAGTGCTATTGATGCTTGGAAGCACTCCGATTTCCTTTGTCGAAATTATGTCATGAACTGCTTGCATGACTCGCTGTATAACGTGTATCAAATACACAAGACGGCGAAGGCACTGTGGGAATCCTTAGATCGGAAATATAAAACCGAAGATGCCGGAGCAAAGAAATTTGTCGTTGGAAAATTTCTAGACTATAAAATGGTGGATTCCAAAACTGTTATCAGTCAAGTGCAAGAAATTCAGATTATCTTGCATGAGATTCTTGCTGAAGGCATGCTTTTGAGTGAAACCTTTCAAGTGGCTGCTGTTATTGAGAAGCTACCTCCTGGGTGGAAGGATTTCAAGAACTATCTCAAGCACAAGCGCAAAGAGATGAGTATGGAGGACCTTATCGTTAGACTTCGAATTGAAGAAGACAACAGGGGTTCTGATTGCAAGGCAACAACTTATGTTGATGCTAAAGCAAATTTTGTGGAGTATAAGCAAGGGCAAAACTCCAAAGGCAAAAAGCCAACTCAAAATCTTGGGGCAAAAAGGGAAAATCTCTAAGCAGAAATTCCAAGGAAAGTGCTTCAACTGTGACAAAAAAGGTCACAAGTCCACTGAATGTAAGCttccaaagaagaagaaacatgAAGCAAACTTGCTTGATAGAATCGAGGGAGACATGGAAACCATGAACCTGACTGCTATGGTCTCTGAAGTAAATATGATAGGGTCAAATCCGAAAGAATGGTGGATTGACACTGGAGCCACAAGACATGTTTGCACAAACAAAGACCTGTTCACTACCTTCGGAAAAATTGAAGGAGAAAAAATGTTCATGGGGAACTCTGCCTCATCTGCTATTGAAGGTCAAGGGAAGGTGTTACTAAAGATGACTTCTGGCAAAACATTGACTTTGAACGATGTTTTGTATGTGCCAGAAATCTGCAAGAACCTTGTTTCTGGATCGTTGCTGAACAAGCATGGCTTTCGCATGGTTTTTGAATTAGATAAAGTTATATTATCCAAATCTGGGATGTATGTAGGGAAAGGATATACAACCGATGGGTTGTTCAAATTGAATGTAATGACTATtgtgaataataagaataagtcTTCTGCTTATTTGCTTGAGTCTTCCAATTTGTGGCATGGTAGACTAGGTCATGTTAATTATGATACTTTGCGTAGACTAATTAACTTGGATCATATTCCTTCCTTTCACATCAATTCAAACCATAAATGCGAGATTTGCGTAGAAGCAAAATTAACAAGGTCATCCTTTCAAACAATTGAAAGAAACACCGAACCCCTTGAATTGATTCACACAGATGTCTGTGATTTGAAATTTGTTCAAACAAGAGGTGGtaataaatattttatcactttcattgatgattgcACAAAATACTGTTATGTGTATTTGCTCAAAAGTAAAGATGAAGCCTTGGAAAAATTCATTCTCTACAAGAATGAAGTTGAAAATCAACTTAACCGGAGAATTAAAAGGTTAAGAAGTGATAGAGGTGGTGAATATGAAACACCTATTGGTGATGACTGTGCAAAATATGGAATTGTTCATGAAGTAACTGCACCTTACTCACCACAATCGAATGGTGTTGCTGAACGGAAAAATCGCACACTAAAGGAAATGATGAATGCGATGTTACTAAGTTCAGGATTGCCTCAAAATATGTGGGGTGAAGCTATTTTGTCAAGCAATTACCTTTTAAATAGGGTACCCCGGAaaaaacaagataaaactcCTTATAAGTTATGGAAAGGTAGGAGACCATCCTACAAATACTTGAAAGTGTGGGGGTGTCTTGCAAAAGTGGCTATTCCAGCACCAAAGAGAATAAAGATAGGTCCTAGAACTGTGGACTGTATCTTTATAGGCTATGCACACAATAGTGCTGCTTATCGGTTTCTTGTGTATAATTCAGAAATTTCGAATATACACAAAAATACGATAATGGAATCAAGGAATGCTTCATTCTTTGAAGATGTGTTTCCTTGTAAATCGAATGGTGCATCAAGTTCATCAAAACGAACACATGAAATTATGTATCAAGAAAATCATGATCATGACTTGATTCAACAAGATGAACCGAGACGTAGCAAAAGGGCTAGAGTGGAAAAatcatttggagatgattttacAACTTTTCTATTAGAAAAGGAACCACAAACCTATACAGAAGCTGTAAGTTCTTCTGAAGGATTTTTGTGGAAAGAAGCAATAAAAAAGTGAGGTTGATTCTATTTTACAGAATCATACATGGGAGTTAGTGGATCTTCCTCCTGGCTGTAGACCTTTAGGGTCCAAATGGAtctttaaaaggaaaatgaaacctGATGGCTCTGTCGATAAGTACAAAGCCAGACTTGTAATCAAAGGATACAAGCAACAAGAAGGTTTGgattattttgatacttatTCTCCTGTTACGAGAATAAATTCTATCAGAATGATTCTTGCTATCGCTGCATTGAGAAATCTGGAGATACATCAAATGGATGTAAAGACGGCTTTCTTAAATGGTGATTTAGATGAAGAAATCTACATGGAGCAACCTGAGGGTTTCATAACTCCgggaaaaggaaataaagtttGTAAATTAGTAAAATCATTGTATGGACTAAAACAAGCGCCAAAGAAATGGCATGAAAAGTTCGACAATGCAATGATAACTAATGGATACAGAATAAATGAGTGTGACAAATGTGTCTACACTAAAGAAACAGACAATGGCTATGTCATCTTATGTCTTTATGTAGATGACATACTTATTGTTGGTAGTAATGACAAAATGGTCAAGTCTACCAAGGACATgttgaattcaaaatttgacaTGAAAGATATGGGGCTTGCTGATGTAATTTTAGGAGTTAAAATTACAAGAATATCAGACGGGTTGGTCTTGAGTCAAACTCATTATGTGGACAAGATTCTAGAAAAATTCAATAAGGATGATTCTggaattgcaagaactccattAGACAATAGTTTCCATCTATCTAAAAATAGAGGAGAGAGTATTTCTCAAGTAGAATACTCAAGAATTATTGGCAGTCTAATGTATTTAATGAGTTGTACTAGACCTGACATTGCATATGCAGTAAGCAAATTGAGCAGATTTACAAGCAATCCGAGTGCTGATCATTGGAAAGCAATTTTAAGGGTACTTAAATACCTACGGTACACTCGGAACTATGGACTGCATTACACTAGATACCCTGCTGTTTTAGAAGGGTACGCTGATGCAAATTGGATATCTGATATAAAGGATTCAAAATCCACAAGTGGATATGTGTTCACACTTGCCAGTGGAGCAGTATCTTGGAAGTCTTCTAAACAAACTATTGTAGCTAGATCTACAATGGAATCTGAGTTCATTGCCTTGGACAAATGTGGAGAAGAAGCTGAATGGCTCCACCATTTCCTTGAAGACATTCCAAAATGGGAAAAACCTGTGCCACCAATATGTattcactgtgatagtcaaTCAGCAATTGGAAGAGCACAGAATAACATATATAATGGTAAGTCTAGACATATACGTCGTAGGCATAATACCATTAGACAACTACTCTCAACAGGAGTTATCTCTATTGATTATGTGAAATCAAAGGATAACATAGCGGATCCGCTAACCAAAGGATTGAATAGAGAGTTGGTTGCAAAAATGGCAAATGGAATGGGACTAAAGCCCATGGAAGGCTAAGTGTTATAAAGGAAACCCAACCTAGCTGACTGGAGATCCCAAGATCTAGGTTCAAAGGGACAACCTAATTATAAGGACTTAGCATAGTCATTGTGGGGGGATACCCCTAGACCCATTCCATAATGAAACAATGACGCAAAGGAGAATTAAGGATAGCACAATGGTGTGCTTTAATGATTCTTAAGTGAAGTAATTAATTACTGAAGACTTAAGTAAATCACCTATGTGAGAGTGAAGTGGGGCCGCTTCGAAAGAGAATTGTTTAGGGCTCAATTCTTAAAAAACTCTTGCTGAACCAGGTTGATGTTCATGGCCAAAACGAACATAACTATGAGAACTGAACAAATGGAGCATGATTCCTGTGTGAAATATATGGTTCATTTACACTAAAAAGCGGGACAGTTCAAAGACATCATGTCTACTGGATTGCTAGTAAAGTAAGTGTATTTCACAAGAGAAGGTTCAATGGGTAACACCAACCTATCTTATGCAGGTTTCAGTCGTGGAACACTACTGTCGAGTCAAATCAAAacaatttttcattcatgtggGGGATTGTTGGAAAATTGGCTATATTCATTGTAGAGTGAATGAGAAAATTGTTCTCATAATGGCACTCTTGAAAGAATCAAAGGATAATTATCTATTCATGTACATAGGATTCATGTATATTATTCATGATAGGATACATGTACTTGATACATGATTTTATCGTTATCTTATTGAGATACGTGTATGTACATGAATATGGTACTTTGATCAACGTAAAGATAATTATCTGGATTTTAACTCTTGTTGCCAATTTCGAACAGTCACCCTAGGCTAGCATCTATAAATATCTCCTTTTGTTTCAAAAGCAAGcgcgctctctctctctcttttttcttcttgcaTCTTCATATTTTATAGTGTTCCATATTGCTCTAGTTCGAGTTCGCTGTGGTGAATAAAGTTTGGTGCTGACATATTCACCTTTAATCCGTTGTATCCTGGGAGACAGACGCCTACTCAACCTCGAGCACTCTACCTGGAGGGGGCGAATCTGTTTTAAGGAAATTGTGCTCACAAGCCTCGGATTGTTActattgttatttttctatctttactttctttcTAGGTTGTATTTATTCTTCTCTTTTGTATCAGCCTACTTTATTATTTCACTAACAACGGCTTTATCCATTTAATTGGCGTAAAGTCTAAAAAATTGAACGAAGCATATATAAGTGACCATTAGTccaatagaaaaatttttaaagatataaattaaatgtaaaatttttagccattttcaattttatatttttgaatAATTGATACGATAGCAAAGATGTATATCTTTTAACAATGAAAGAACATAATTCTAAGTT
This Coffea arabica cultivar ET-39 chromosome 3e, Coffea Arabica ET-39 HiFi, whole genome shotgun sequence DNA region includes the following protein-coding sequences:
- the LOC140038429 gene encoding uncharacterized protein; its protein translation is MADNTGRETNTSTVDASASGTIVKQPEGKITPMVSTNHSEKPEKFHGLNFKTWQQKMLFYLTTLNLSRFLSEDAPKLSEGLTDAQAVSAIDAWKHSDFLCRNYVMNCLHDSLYNVYQIHKTAKALWESLDRKYKTEDAGAKKFVVGKFLDYKMVDSKTVISQVQEIQIILHEILAEGMLLSETFQVAAVIEKLPPGWKDFKNYLKHKRKEMSMEDLIVRLRIEEDNRGSDCKATTYVDAKANFVEYKQGQNSKGKKPTQNLGAKRENL